One window of the Benincasa hispida cultivar B227 chromosome 3, ASM972705v1, whole genome shotgun sequence genome contains the following:
- the LOC120074147 gene encoding adenine/guanine permease AZG1-like, protein MAAETAAALPPPPTQQNPSLPTRLNSFVATTRIGQRFKLAERNTTFTTELRAGTATFLTMAYILAVNASILTDSGGTCTVSDCTPLCSDSTIPLATCTGPIHHVVKPDNSCKFRPVNPGYAACLETTRKDLIIATVASSLIGSFVMGVFANLPLALAPGMGINAYFAYAVVGFHGSGQLPYRSALTAIFMEGLIFLLISAVGLRAKIAKLIPKPIRIASSAGIGLFLAFIGLQSNEGIGLVGFSASTLVTIGACPKDSRAALAAVVTAPNGTVSLVPNGAVSDQILCLNNRMESPTFWLGAVGFVIIAYCLVKNVKGAMIYGVVFVTAVSWFRKTTVTVFPDTAVGDAAFGYFKKVVDVHLIKTTAGALSFVDLGKPHFWEALFTFLYVDILDTTGTLYSVARFAGFVDAAGNFEGQYFAFMSDAFAIVVGSLLGTSPVSAYIESSTGIREGGRTGLTAVTVAGYFMMAFWFTPLLASIPAWAVGPPLILVGVLMAKSMVEIEWGDMREAIPAFLTMILMPLTYSIAYGLIGGIGTFVVLHLWDWCAVVLNNLRSAKSSSSSSNTSNAPKHNQFPNGNSSASSSGRPKIVEV, encoded by the coding sequence ATGGCGGCGGAGACGGCGGCGGCTCTACCACCACCACCGACGCAACAGAATCCATCTCTCCCGACCCGGCTTAACTCTTTTGTCGCCACCACCCGCATTGGACAGCGATTCAAACTCGCCGAACGAAACACAACCTTCACAACGGAGCTCCGTGCTGGCACCGCCACTTTCCTCACCATGGCCTACATTCTCGCCGTGAACGCCAGCATCCTAACTGACTCCGGCGGCACATGCACTGTGTCCGACTGCACACCCCTCTGTTCCGACTCGACCATCCCACTCGCCACCTGCACCGGTCCGATTCACCACGTCGTCAAACCGGACAACTCGTGCAAATTCCGACCTGTGAACCCGGGTTACGCTGCCTGCCTTGAAACCACCCGGAAAGATCTAATCATCGCCACCGTCGCCTCCTCCCTAATCGGCAGTTTCGTAATGGGCGTTTTTGCAAATCTCCCTTTAGCCTTAGCGCCGGGAATGGGAATTAACGCTTATTTCGCTTACGCCGTCGTCGGGTTTCACGGCTCCGGTCAATTACCATACAGAAGCGCACTAACCGCCATTTTCATGGAGGGATTAATCTTCCTTCTGATCTCCGCCGTCGGATTACGAGCGAAAATCGCTAAATTAATTCCAAAACCGATCAGAATCGCTTCCTCGGCCGGAATCGGATTATTCCTCGCCTTCATCGGATTACAGAGCAATGAAGGAATTGGGCTCGTCGGATTCAGCGCCTCGACGCTCGTCACAATCGGAGCCTGCCCAAAAGATTCCCGGGCAGCGTTAGCTGCAGTTGTAACTGCCCCAAATGGAACGGTCAGTCTGGTCCCAAACGGCGCCGTTTCAGATCAGATTCTCTGCCTTAACAACCGAATGGAAAGCCCCACGTTCTGGCTCGGCGCGGTGGGATTCGTGATAATTGCGTATTGTTTGGTGAAAAACGTGAAAGGCGCGATGATTTACGGTGTCGTTTTTGTCACGGCCGTTTCTTGGTTTCGCAAAACGACCGTTACAGTGTTTCCCGACACGGCGGTCGGCGACGCGGCATTTGGGTATTTCAAGAAAGTCGTCGACGTACATTTGATTAAAACCACCGCCGGAGCTTTGAGTTTTGTGGATTTAGGAAAACCCCATTTCTGGGAAGCTCTGTTTACGTTTCTTTACGTCGACATTCTCGACACTACCGGAACTCTGTATTCCGTCGCCCGTTTCGCCGGATTCGTCGACGCAGCCGGGAATTTCGAGGGGCAATATTTCGCTTTCATGTCGGACGCTTTCGCCATTGTGGTTGGGTCTCTGCTCGGAACGTCGCCAGTGTCGGCATATATAGAATCATCAACGGGAATCAGGGAGGGGGGAAGAACAGGACTGACAGCAGTGACGGTGGCGGGATACTTTATGATGGCGTTTTGGTTTACGCCGCTTCTAGCGTCGATCCCGGCGTGGGCCGTGGGGCCGCCGTTGATTCTGGTGGGAGTTTTGATGGCGAAATCGATGGTGGAGATTGAATGGGGAGATATGAGAGAAGCAATTCCGGCATTTTTGACGATGATTTTGATGCCGTTGACATATTCGATTGCTTATGGATTGATCGGAGGGATTGGGACGTTCGTGGTGCTGCATCTTTGGGATTGGTGTGCCGTCGTTTTGAACAACCTCCGATCTGCTAaaagttcttcatcttcttctaacACAAGTAATGCTCCAAAGCACAACCAATTCCCCAATGGTAATTCCAGTGCTTCATCTAGTGGACGTCCAAAAATAGttgaagtttga